A genome region from Cucurbita pepo subsp. pepo cultivar mu-cu-16 chromosome LG02, ASM280686v2, whole genome shotgun sequence includes the following:
- the LOC111787606 gene encoding mitotic-spindle organizing protein 1B-like, protein MDPEAARTARESLDLAFHISNILNTGIDRHTLSVLIALCDMGVNPEALAAVVKELRQEPPSSEAIISKNSPSLTRPT, encoded by the coding sequence ATGGATCCAGAGGCTGCACGAACCGCTCGGGAATCGCTAGATCTTGCCTTTCATATTTCCAACATACTCAATACTGGGATTGATCGCCACACCCTCTCCGTCCTTATTGCTCTTTGTGACATGGGAGTGAACCCGGAGGCTCTAGCTGCTGTTGTCAAGGAACTACGTCAAGAGCCACCTTCATCGGAGGCCATCATCTCCAAGAACTCGCCATCACTTACCCGACCAACGTAA
- the LOC111788366 gene encoding E3 ubiquitin-protein ligase RNF170-like isoform X2 yields MLVWDHGSPLQPCKCPLCRRQITLLVPSEASATQQSDPEVARVLNNIRNYNRHFGGNSTGLNQRLQDLPFLLRRLLRELLNPQRSLPLVIRARVYTAMFLSVVYTVSPIDIIPEALLGLFGLMDDAFILLICFLYVAALYRSVLHNRHGGT; encoded by the exons ATGCTTGTTTGGGATCATGGATCACCGCTGCAGCCATGTAAATGCCCCTTATGTCGCCGACAGATCACTTTATTGGTTCCTTCTGAGGCTTCAGCAACGCAGCAAAGTGACCCTGAGGTTGCTCGTGTTCTTAACAATATAAGGAATTATAACCGTCATTTTGGTGGCAACTCAACTGGTTTAAATCAG CGGCTGCAAGACCTTCCTTTTCTCTTACGGAGATTGCTTCGGGAACTCCTCAATCCACAGAGATCTCTTCCTCTTGTCATTAGAGCACGTGTTTACACTGCA ATGTTTCTAAGTGTAGTCTACACTGTGAGTCCCATCGATATCATACCCGAAG CATTACTAGGGTTATTTGGACTGATGGATGATGCCTTTATACTGCTCATCTGCTTCCTTTATGTTGCTGCTTTATACCGATCGGTACTCCATAATCGCCATGGAGGAACTTGA
- the LOC111788366 gene encoding E3 ubiquitin-protein ligase RNF170-like isoform X1, translated as MDGPPAGDICSICHGRFNTPCQANCSHWFCGRCIMLVWDHGSPLQPCKCPLCRRQITLLVPSEASATQQSDPEVARVLNNIRNYNRHFGGNSTGLNQRLQDLPFLLRRLLRELLNPQRSLPLVIRARVYTAMFLSVVYTVSPIDIIPEALLGLFGLMDDAFILLICFLYVAALYRSVLHNRHGGT; from the exons ATGGACGGCCCCCCTGCGGGCGATATCTGTTCGATCTGCCATGGAAGATTCAACACCCCTTGCCAAGCTAACTGCTCGCACTGGTTCTGCG GAAGGTGCATAATGCTTGTTTGGGATCATGGATCACCGCTGCAGCCATGTAAATGCCCCTTATGTCGCCGACAGATCACTTTATTGGTTCCTTCTGAGGCTTCAGCAACGCAGCAAAGTGACCCTGAGGTTGCTCGTGTTCTTAACAATATAAGGAATTATAACCGTCATTTTGGTGGCAACTCAACTGGTTTAAATCAG CGGCTGCAAGACCTTCCTTTTCTCTTACGGAGATTGCTTCGGGAACTCCTCAATCCACAGAGATCTCTTCCTCTTGTCATTAGAGCACGTGTTTACACTGCA ATGTTTCTAAGTGTAGTCTACACTGTGAGTCCCATCGATATCATACCCGAAG CATTACTAGGGTTATTTGGACTGATGGATGATGCCTTTATACTGCTCATCTGCTTCCTTTATGTTGCTGCTTTATACCGATCGGTACTCCATAATCGCCATGGAGGAACTTGA
- the LOC111789420 gene encoding ATP synthase subunit delta, chloroplastic-like, translating into MAALHQTAASLQAKLLPTIRISRTTPANLSFSATFPSRRLRLGHLRSQAATKMSTSAAGSYAAALAEVAASNDTLEVTSADVEKIESVFADPQLFDFFANPTIKVEKKLEVVDEIASSLSLQPHTENFLKILVDAKRIDIVKEIVTEFETVYNKLTNTELAVVSSVVELEEQHLTQIAKQVQKLSGAKNVRIKTQIDPSLVAGFTVRFGNSGSKLIDLSVKKQLEEIATQLDLGNIQLTV; encoded by the coding sequence ATGGCCGCCCTTCACCAAACCGCCGCTTCTCTCCAGGCCAAGCTCCTTCCAACCATTCGAATCTCCCGAACCACACCTGCAAACCTCTCCTTCTCCGCTACTTTTCCTTCTCGCCGACTCCGCCTCGGCCACCTCCGCTCTCAAGCCGCCACTAAAATGTCCACCAGCGCCGCCGGGAGCTACGCCGCCGCGCTCGCGGAAGTCGCCGCCTCAAACGACACGCTCGAGGTCACAAGCGCGGATGTGGAGAAAATCGAGAGCGTGTTCGCGGATCCGCAGTTGTTCGATTTCTTCGCGAATCCGACGATTAAGGTCGAGAAGAAACTGGAGGTGGTTGATGAGATCGCTTCGTCGTTGTCTCTACAGCCGCATACGGAAAATTTCTTGAAGATCCTGGTGGACGCGAAGAGGATCGACATCGTGAAGGAGATCGTGACGGAGTTCGAAACAGTGTACAACAAATTGACGAACACGGAACTTGCGGTGGTGAGTTCGGTTGTGGAATTGGAGGAGCAGCATTTGACGCAGATCGCGAAGCAGGTGCAGAAATTGAGCGGAGCGAAGAATGTGAGGATCAAGACGCAGATTGATCCAAGTCTTGTGGCTGGATTCACTGTGAGGTTTGGAAATTCTGGATCGAAACTCATTGATTTGAGCGTTAAGAAGCAGCTTGAGGAAATCGCTACTCAGCTTGATCTCGGCAACATTCAACTGACGGTATAA